A part of Olleya sp. Bg11-27 genomic DNA contains:
- a CDS encoding dipeptidase, which yields MKNIKSYVQENKQRFLDELIELLKIPSISADSAYKADTINTADVVAKSLKDAGCDVVEICETEGYPIIYAHKIIDKNLPTVLVYGHYDVQPPDPLNLWTSPPFEPVIKTTDLHPEGAIFARGACDDKGQMYMHVKAMEFMTKNDTLPCNVKFMIEGEEEVGSVNLAKFVKQNQEKLSNDVILISDTGMIAQDTPSITTGLRGLSYVEVEVTGPNRDLHSGLYGGAVANPINILTKMIASLHDDDNHITIPGFYDNVEELSLDERAQMAKAPFSLDKYKAALDIDAVYGEAGYTTNERNSIRPTLDVNGIWGGYTGEGAKTVIASQAFAKISMRLVPNQDWEAITTLFKNHFESIAPNGVKVKVTPHHGGQGYVTPIDSVGYQAASKAYQETFGKTPIPQRSGGSIPIVALFEQELKSKTILMGFGLDSDAIHSPNEHFGVWNYLKGIETIPYFYKYFTEMYK from the coding sequence ATGAAAAATATAAAGTCTTACGTCCAAGAAAACAAGCAACGTTTTCTTGACGAATTAATAGAATTACTTAAGATTCCGTCAATAAGCGCAGACTCCGCCTATAAAGCAGACACCATAAACACTGCAGACGTTGTTGCAAAAAGCTTGAAAGATGCTGGATGTGATGTTGTAGAAATTTGCGAAACAGAAGGGTATCCAATTATTTACGCACATAAAATAATTGATAAAAACCTACCAACAGTACTAGTTTACGGTCATTACGACGTACAACCACCAGATCCATTAAATTTATGGACGTCTCCGCCATTCGAGCCCGTTATTAAAACAACAGACCTACATCCTGAAGGTGCTATTTTTGCGCGTGGTGCTTGTGATGACAAAGGGCAAATGTACATGCACGTAAAGGCAATGGAGTTTATGACTAAAAACGACACTTTACCTTGTAACGTCAAATTTATGATAGAAGGTGAAGAAGAAGTTGGAAGTGTTAACTTGGCTAAATTTGTAAAACAAAACCAAGAGAAACTTTCCAATGATGTGATCCTAATTAGTGATACGGGTATGATCGCTCAAGACACACCATCAATCACCACAGGGTTACGTGGTTTAAGTTATGTTGAGGTAGAAGTTACAGGACCAAACAGAGACTTACACTCAGGTTTATATGGTGGTGCAGTAGCAAACCCTATAAACATATTAACCAAAATGATTGCCTCATTACATGATGATGACAACCATATTACTATTCCTGGTTTTTATGATAATGTCGAAGAATTATCTTTAGACGAGCGTGCACAAATGGCAAAAGCACCATTTTCATTAGACAAATACAAAGCAGCTTTAGATATTGATGCTGTATACGGTGAAGCTGGTTATACAACTAACGAGCGTAACAGTATCAGACCAACACTAGACGTTAACGGTATTTGGGGTGGTTACACTGGCGAAGGTGCAAAAACAGTAATTGCAAGTCAAGCTTTTGCAAAAATCTCAATGCGTTTAGTACCAAATCAAGATTGGGAGGCTATCACAACATTATTCAAAAACCATTTTGAAAGTATCGCACCAAATGGCGTTAAAGTAAAAGTAACACCGCATCACGGTGGACAAGGTTACGTAACACCAATTGACAGCGTAGGGTATCAGGCAGCCAGCAAGGCTTACCAAGAAACCTTTGGAAAAACACCAATACCACAACGTAGTGGAGGAAGTATTCCAATAGTTGCTTTATTCGAACAAGAATTAAAAAGCAAAACTATTTTAATGGGCTTTGGTTTAGACAGCGATGCAATCCACAGTCCAAACGAACATTTTGGAGTATGGAACTACTTAAAAGGAATCGAAACTATTCCGTATTTTTACAAGTATTTTACAGAAATGTATAAATAA
- a CDS encoding DMT family transporter, translating into MKDQHLKRVLELTFATLLISTSGSLGRYIDMPAPVTIWFRSGLAMLILLAYCKYKKIKLKIESKKDLGAFVLSALFMASHWITYFIALQLSSVAIGMLALFTYPIMTAFLEPLFSKTKFDYMHLLLGAMVILGIYILSPELDFQSDSVKGIMFGLLSAFCYALRILILKQYVTSYHGSSLMFFQLLIITIVLAPALFFLETTNITTQFPYVIILAVVTTAIGHTLFVQSLNHFKVSTASIIGSTQPIFGIIIAFFFLNEIPNWNTFFGGMLILSTVVIESLRSRKTA; encoded by the coding sequence ATGAAAGACCAACATTTAAAGCGCGTTTTAGAACTCACCTTTGCCACACTACTCATTAGCACTTCTGGTAGTTTAGGACGCTACATAGATATGCCTGCTCCCGTTACCATTTGGTTTAGAAGTGGACTAGCGATGTTAATTCTTTTAGCTTACTGTAAGTATAAAAAAATAAAACTTAAAATTGAATCCAAAAAAGATTTAGGCGCTTTTGTGCTAAGCGCACTATTTATGGCTTCGCATTGGATAACCTATTTTATAGCCTTGCAGCTCTCAAGTGTTGCTATTGGTATGCTAGCTTTATTTACCTATCCAATAATGACTGCTTTTTTAGAACCCTTGTTTTCCAAAACAAAATTCGATTACATGCATCTGTTGTTAGGTGCAATGGTCATATTAGGGATTTATATCTTGTCACCAGAATTAGATTTTCAAAGTGATTCCGTAAAAGGGATTATGTTTGGTCTACTCTCGGCTTTCTGCTATGCACTACGTATTTTAATCCTCAAACAATACGTTACTTCTTATCATGGAAGTAGTTTAATGTTTTTCCAACTATTAATTATTACTATTGTATTAGCACCAGCATTGTTTTTTCTAGAGACTACAAATATTACGACTCAGTTTCCATATGTTATCATTCTAGCAGTAGTAACTACAGCTATTGGACACACTTTATTTGTTCAAAGTCTGAATCATTTTAAAGTTAGTACCGCCAGTATTATTGGAAGTACACAACCTATTTTTGGAATTATAATCGCTTTTTTCTTTTTAAACGAAATCCCCAATTGGAATACATTTTTTGGAGGTATGCTAATCCTATCTACAGTTGTAATAGAGAGTTTACGGTCTAGAAAAACTGCTTAA